A genomic stretch from Lathyrus oleraceus cultivar Zhongwan6 chromosome 2, CAAS_Psat_ZW6_1.0, whole genome shotgun sequence includes:
- the LOC127123377 gene encoding uncharacterized protein LOC127123377 — translation MNQTYYDGMEIYSKVGFPDLFITFTCNPNWTEIQRARNPLKLKPQDRPNIIARVFKMKFDNLFTDVTKKGFLGKVLAYMYTIEFQKRGFPYAHILIFLHLSNNYPEPSDIDKIISAEILDPLKQPKLYNLVKTHMVHGPCGMENPKFPCMKDGKCSKYFPKKFQDVTVVDQGDYLVYIRRDNGYTIEKNGIKLHRGHVMPHNPSFLMKCETHINMKWCNHNTSIKYLFKYINKDSDRISVVIIPIKSAGDENVDEIKQYLDCRCVSSSEACWRIFSYSIHGRKSTVERLFFHMEGENFVYYKDFEQIGNVLLKASATESMFTSWFLANIDYEEARLLTYGQFVSMFVYVKKQRCWKPRKRGYTIGRLIWVPPTTGELYYIRMLLTVKKGPTTYDDLKIVDGFTHASFREACFAMEFLQHDKEFKTATKEAYNWGSSEAKEFLSSDSIDRSEVNDNDAYEHYTRTLKLFENFLIS, via the exons ATGAATCAAACATACTATGATGGCATGGAAATTTATAGTAAGGTCGGCTTCCCAGATCTATTTATAACATTCACATGCAACCCAAATTGGACCGAAATTCAAAGAGCTCGTAATCCTTTAAAACTCAAGCCACAAGATAGACCAAATATCATTGCTAGGGTTTTTAAGATGAAGTTTGATAACCTCTTTACAGACGTGACTAAGAAAGGTTTTTTGGGAAAAGTACTTGCAT ATATGTACACTATTGAATTTCAGAAGAGAGGGTTTCCATATGCACACATCCTTATTTTCTTGCATCTGTCAAATAATTACCCTGAACCATCTGATATTGACAAGATTATATCTGCTGAGATTCTAGATCCTTTGAAACAACCAAAGTTGTATAATCTTGTGAAGACCCATATGGTACACGGACCTTGTGGGATGGAAAATCCAAAATTCCCGTGCATGAAGGATGGGAAGTGTTCTAAGTATTTTCCCAAGAAATTTCAAGATGTTACCGTTGTTGATCAAGGAGACTATCTGGTTTATATAAGACGAGATAATGGCTATACGATTGAGAAGAATGGAATCAAACTCCATCGCGGTCATGTTATGCCCCACAACCCAAGTTTTCTTATGAAATGTGAAACACACATCAATATGAAGTGGTGCAATCATAATACTTCTATTAAATATCTGTTTAAATACATTAACAAGGATTCTGATAGAATATCAGTTGTTATTATTCCAATTAAAAGTGCAGGCGATGAAAATGTTGACGAAATCAAACAATACCTAGATTGTAGATGTGTTTCTTCGAGCGAAGCTTGTTGGAGAATATTTTCTTATTCTATTCATGGAAGAAAATCGACAGTGGAAAGATTGTTTTTTCACATGGAAGGTGAGAACTTCGTATACTACAAAGACTTTGAACAAATTGGAAATGTCCTTTTAAAGGCAAGTGCCACTGAATCTATGTTTACTTCATGGTTTTTGGCTAACATAGATTATGAGGAAGCTAGACTTTTGACATATGGACAATTTGTGTCGATGTTTGTTTATGTTAAGAAACAAAGATGTTGGAAACCTAGAAAAAGAGGGTACACTATTGGTCGGTTAATTTGGGTCCCTCCTACAACGGGGGAACTGTATTATATAAGGATGTTATTGACTGTGAAGAAAGGCCCTACAACTTATGATGATCTCAAAATTGTTGATGGGTTTACACATGCAAGTTTCCGAGAAGCATGTTTTGCAATGGAGTTTCTACAACATGACAAAGAGTTCAAAACAGCAACCAAAGAGGCATACAACTGGGGTTCCA GTGAAGCTAAAGAGTTTTTAAGTAGTGATTCCATTGATAGATCGGAAGTTAATGACAATGATGCTTACGAACATTACACCAGAACTCTTAAGCTGTTTGAAAACTTCTTGATTTCCTAA